Proteins from a genomic interval of Rosa chinensis cultivar Old Blush chromosome 2, RchiOBHm-V2, whole genome shotgun sequence:
- the LOC112188367 gene encoding transcription factor GTE4, protein MASGPIVGEGDGTREKQRYSESKVYTRKAFKGPKKNLNNAKTNSTTTTALAAPTSTATAANHEKSNGEKKDEDNRNNKNDNLTQAPAEVIGLEDGNSAQPPAPASEDGNSAQPPAQASEDGNSTQPLQQPQSVSRVEAASDDSSSLNRQEPAAAVVAPATQDTPAENGVSKPESDSRVKINLASRSKQEVRELRRKLESELDMVRGLVKKIETKQGQIGGLSYPHVSANDGVNNNVMLRRVHSEVASGGIPREATRPLHQLSISVLENSQGGIDNVEKEKRTPKANQFYQSSEFLLAKDKFPPAESNKKTKLNLKKQQSGGELGHRYSMGTKFFKSCSSLLEKLMKHKHSWVFNEPVDAEKLGLHDYHIIIKSPMDLGTIKSRLIKNWYKSPKEFAEDVRLTFDNAMTYNPPGQDVHVMAEQLAKIFEERWAIIESDYNREIRFGYDYGTGLPTQPIPRKAPPPPPALDMRRVLDRSESISHHGDPRPKPMTITPRTPAPKKPKAKDPHKRDMTYEEKQKLSTSLQGLPSEKLDTIVQIIRKRNSAVFQHDDEIEVDIDSVDAETLWELDRYVTNYKKSLSKHKRKAELAMQARTETEQNVLPQAQAPSVDEVPKETTTDPKIVSSSTPIQRDNQGDNRSRSSSSSSSSSDSGSSSSDSDSDSSSDSGSDAGSPRT, encoded by the exons ATGGCTTCGGGGCCTATAGTTGGAGAAGGTGATGGAACCAGAGAGAAGCAGAGGTACTCGGAAAGCAAGGTCTATACTCGAAAAGCTTTCAAAGGCCCCAAGAAAAACCTCAACAACGCCAAGACAAACTCTACCACCACAACCGCCTTAGCCGCCCCGACCTCCACCGCCACCGCTGCCAACCACGAAAAGAGTAACGGCGAGAAGAAGGACGAGGACAACAGGAATAACAAGAATGACAATTTGACTCAAGCTCCAGCTGAGGTGATTGGTTTGGAGGATGGGAATTCAGCTCAGCCGCCAGCTCCGGCGTCCGAGGATGGGAATTCAGCTCAGCCGCCAGCTCAGGCGTCCGAGGATGGGAATTCTACTCAGCCGCTGCAACAGCCACAGTCGGTTTCGCGGGTGGAGGCAGCCTCTGACGATTCCTCGAGCCTGAACCGGCAAGAGCCTGCTGCTGCGGTGGTGGCACCGGCCACTCAGGATACACCTGCAGAGAATGGGGTTTCCAAACCGGAGTCGGACAGCCGAGTTAAGATCAATTTGGCTTCAAGGTCGAAGCAAGAGGTGCGTGAGCTTAGAAGGAAGCTTGAGAGTGAACTGGATATGGTTCGAGGTTTGGTGAAGAAGATTGAGACCAAGCAGGGGCAGATTGGTGGGTTAAGTTACCCCCATGTTTCTGCAAATGATGGGGTTAATAATAATGTCATGTTGAGGCGGGTTCACTCGGAGGTTGCTTCCGGTGGTATTCCTCGTGAGGCTACTAGGCCTTTGCATCAGCTGAGTATATCAGTATTGGAGAATAGTCAGGGAGGGATTGATAACgtggagaaagagaagagaaccCCCAAGGCAAACCAGTTCTACCAAAGTTCTGAGTTTTTGCTGGCCAAGGATAAGTTTCCACCTGCTGAAAGTAACAAGAAGACGAAATTGAATCTGAAGAAGCAGCAAAGTGGAGGAGAGTTGGGGCACAGGTATTCAATGGGCACCAAGTTTTTCAAGAGTTGTAGTTCTTtgcttgagaaattgatgaaacACAAGCATAGTTGGGTGTTTAATGAACCTGTGGATGCCGAAAAGCTTGGTTTGCATGATTATCACATCATTATCAAGAGTCCAATGGACTTGGGTACAATCAAATCCAGGCTGATCAAGAATTGGTACAAGTCTCCCAAAGAATTTGCAGAAGATGTGAGACTTACATTTGACAATGCCATGACCTATAATCCGCCCGGGCAGGATGTTCATGTCATGGCAGAACAGCTAGCCAAGATTTTCGAGGAAAGGTGGGCTATAATAGAGTCAGATTATAATCGTGAGATAAGGTTCGGCTATGATTATGGGACTGGTCTCCCTACACAACCAATACCAAGAAAggctcctccaccaccacctgcTCTTGATATGCGAAGGGTCTTGGATAGGTCTGAGTCCATATCACATCATGGTGATCCCAGGCCAAAACCCATGACTATTACTCCTAGGACCCCTGCTCCGAAGAAGCCTAAGGCGAAAGATCCTCATAAAAGGGACATGACTTATGAAGAGAAACAAAAGCTTAGCACAAGCCTCCAGGGTCTACCTTCAGAGAAGCTAGATACCATTGTACAGATTATTAGGAAAAGGAATTCAGCCGTCTTCCAGCATGATGATGAAATTGAAGTGGACATTGATAGCGTGGATGCTGAGACCCTTTGGGAGCTTGATAGGTATGTAACCAACTATAAGAAGAGTTTGAGCAAACACAAGCGAAAAGCTGAACTTGCTATGCAAGCCAGAACAGAAACTGAGCAGAATGTCCTGCCGCAG GCCCAGGCCCCCAGTGTGGATGAGGTTCCGAAAGAAACCACAACAG ATCCAAAGATAGTTTCGTCTTCAACACCTATTCAAAGGGATAACCAGGGTGATAATAGGAGTAGGTCGAGTAGTTCAAGCAGCTCTAGCAGTGATTCTGGATCTTCCTCGAGTG ACTCTGATAGTGATAGTTCATCAGACTCTGGATCTGATGCCGGATCGCCAAGGACTTga
- the LOC112183434 gene encoding seed biotin-containing protein SBP65-like, whose product MSSEQLRRENVTPEREVHIEKDKVPKITSHFESITVHVQEAGDKDTPMDSTKDSHDDKERKGNTVGDMGMGKSRETSEIGSHKLESLAGQMKEAEEKRGRESGARGVGKFEVQESDEGQKKGGRGEGREEMIVVSEGKEDSRVRQGGSEMEGRNMDIMDRESKSGAQSVGKLEVMRVDEEKGREGQGRQQMSSKGREGEGRESEGGSTQMMGKGEGMTQERGMDTEMMRSKEESRGRQQRRGTETESNVNKQQQQPRQQQPSLEEVSAFRQTAQQNSMAAMRAAEERYQKAKETANQTLATTTEKTKETAQKAKETASQTLGPAAQKAKETASTATEKAKEISSQTIGTATEKGAQVKDIALEKGQQGLYAAKDTLSSAGKKTVDYTVPLAEKSKDMAVSAGKTTLHYAGDVAVDLKDKATVAGWTAAHYTTEAAVEGTKAAAKVVAGAAGYAGHKAVDIVSKPLTVAKDAAVVTGEKAEEFTARKKEEAKKEYEAKKAAEASSPKGSETTYQGGESKSWEQEETWTKPVERESQHMQREGGRPTEKTSQETSELQREGAQEGGAGVLGTIGGTLGVIPGAVSETLVEIAENTKNFVIGQGESGMGEEGQGGWSSNAQQGGQGGRSSEKQGRQEGRSFEQQGKQSETVSVIPGTVGETLIEIAQTTKDNVIGQGQSAEESAEKDRRSSDQQQGLGAIPRAVGETMVGIAQTTKDNVDNITGLRQGRGQGQSRTDQQQGWKQDQTK is encoded by the exons ATGTCTTCTGAGCAACTTAGGAGGGAGAATGTGACGCCCGAGAGGGAAGTTCACATTGAGAAAGACAAGGTGCCGAAGATCACCAGCCACTTCGAGTCAATCACCGTGCATGTGCAAGAAGCCGGCGACAAAGACACGCCTATGGACAGCACCAAAGACTCGCACGACGATAAAGAGCGGAAGGGAAACACCGTTGGGGACATGGGAATGGGAAAGTCCAGAGAGACTAGTGAGATCGGGAGTCACAAGCTGGAGTCCCTCGCGGGACAAATGAAGGAGGCTGAGGagaagagagggagggagagtgGTGCCCGCGGAGTAGGGAAGTTTGAGGTTCAAGAAAGTGATGAGGGTCAGAAGAAGGGAGGTAGAGGAGAGGGTAGAGAGGAAATGATTGTTGTGAGTGAAGGGAAGGAGGATTCAAGGGTGAGACAAGGTGGGAGTGAAATGGAAGGCAGAAACATGGACATAATGGACAGAGAGAGTAAGAGTGGAGCTCAAAGTGTCGGAAAGCTCGAAGTTATGAgggttgatgaagagaagggCAGAGAGGGTCAAGGTAGACAGCAAATGAGTTCTAAAGGGAGGGAGGGCGAGGGTAGAGAAAGTGAAGGTGGGAGCACACAAATGATGGGCAAAGGAGAGGGTATGACACAAGAGAGAGGAATGGACACGGAGATGATGAGAAGCAAAGAGGAAAGTCGCGGCCGCCAGCAGAGACGAGGCACAGAAACGGAGAGCAATGTGAacaagcagcagcagcaaccaCGACAACAACAACCATCTCTGGAAGAAGTTTCGGCATTTAGACAAACAGCACAGCAGAATTCCATGGCGGCAATGAGGGCGGCAGAAGAGCGATATCAGAAAGCTAAAGAAACTGCAAACCAGACACTCGCTACTACAACCGAGAAGACTAAAGAAACAGCCCAGAAGGCTAAAGAAACTGCAAGCCAGACACTAGGCCCTGCAGCCCAGAAAGCTAAAGAAACTGCCAGTACTGCTACCGAGAAGGCTAAAGAAATTTCAAGCCAGACAATTGGTACTGCAACTGAGAAAGGAGCACAAGTGAAAGACATAGCACTGGAAAAAGGCCAACAAGGATTATATGCAGCAAAAGATACTCTATCAAGTGCAGGGAAGAAAACGGTGGATTACACGGTGCCATTAGCAGAGAAATCTAAAGACATGGCCGTGTCTGCAGGTAAGACTACTCTGCATTATGCTGGTGATGTTGCGGTGGATTTGAAGGACAAGGCGACTGTGGCAGGTTGGACTGCGGCGCACTACACAACTGAGGCAGCAGTGGAGGGAACCAAAGCAGCTGCAAAAGTAGTTGCCGGAGCAGCAGGGTATGCTGGTCATAAGGCTGTGGATATTGTGTCCAAGCCTTTGACTGTTGCTAAAGATGCTGCTGTGGTGACTGGTGAGAAAGCTGAGGAGTTCACTGCTCGGAAGAAGGAAGAGGCGAAGAAAGAATATGAGGCCAAGAAAGCAGCTGAAGCAAGTAGTCCCAAG GGTTCTGAGACTACTTATCAAGGAGGAGAATCCAAAAGCTGGGAGCAAGAGGAAACATGGACGAAACCAGTTGAGAGGGAATCTCAGCATATGCAGAGAGAAGGTGGCAGACCAACTGAAAAAACCAGCCAAGAAACCTCTGAATTACAAAGGGAGGGAGCGCAAGAGGGCGGTGCTGGGGTGCTGGGAACAATCGGcgggactttgggtgtgatacCGGGAGCTGTTAGTGAGACATTGGTTGAGATAGCTGAGAATACAAAAAACTTTGTTATTGGGCAGGGTGAAAGTGGAATGGGTGAGGAGGGCCAGGGAGGGTGGAGCTCAAATGCACAGCAAGGAGGGCAGGGGGGGAGGTCATCTGAGAAGCAAGGCAGGCAAGAGGGGAGGTCATTTGAGCAGCAAGGCAAGCAGAGCGAGACTGTAAGTGTAATACCGGGAACTGTCGGCGAAACTTTGATTGAGATAGCTCAGACTACAAAAGACAACGTCATCGGGCAGGGCCAAAGCGCAGAGGAGAGTGCTGAGAAGGATCGCAGGTCATCTGATCAGCAGCAAGGCTTAGGTGCAATACCTCGTGCTGTTGGGGAGACTATGGTTGGAATAGCTCAGACAACAAAAGACAATGTTGACAATATTACTGGGCTTAGGCAGGGACGGGGACAGGGGCAGTCAAGAACTGATCAGCAGCAGGGATGGAAGCAAGACCAGACCAAATAA
- the LOC112188368 gene encoding uncharacterized protein HI_0077 produces MQRLKLHHMLSPPSCSSHAALLSSCLRTKSLSSSCMQPSPWSGLETWRNSPLNENRCWGPKGPQTIGNADTPPVSSASSLAELGALVLSTSDPLAKSNLSHIAYFTWRQHNLPLGACQPPPRPARPLKPQLVHPKEIPAPKNSGLPLNAYMLHNLAHVELNAIDLAWDTVVRFSPFSEILGEGFFADFAHVADDESRHFAWCSQRLAELGFKYGDMPAHNLLWRECEKSSDNVAARLAVIPLVQEARGLDAGPRLVQKLVGFGDLRTSEIVARIANEEVAHVAVGVHWFVSVCQKLGCAPSSAFKDLLEDYNVELKGPFNYSARDEAGIPRDWYDLSTNNKDKNKKRANSEKLSEVYERLASIISMESENSSLNRP; encoded by the exons ATGCAGCGTCTCAAACTCCACCACATGCTCTCTCCTCCATCGTGCTCCTCCCATGCTGCTTTGTTATCATCATGCCTCAGAACCAAGTCTCTTTCCTCTTCTTGTATGCAACCCTCACCCTGGTCTGGTCTCGAAACCTGGAGGAATAGCCCCCTGAATGAGAACCGTTGCTGGGGACCCAAGGGCCCCCAAACGATTGGCAACGCCGACACTCCACCGGTGTCGTCGGCTTCCTCTCTTGCAGAGCTTGGTGCTCTCGTTCTCTCCACCAGTGACCCCCTCGCCAAGTCCAACCTTTCCCACATCGCTTACTTCACGTGGCGCCAACACAACCTTCCACTTGGTGCATGCCAACCTCCTCCTCGTCCTGCCCGCCCTCTGAAACCCCAACTG GTTCATCCGAAAGAAATTCCAGCTCCCAAGAACTCGGGTTTGCCTCTCAATGCGTATATGCTTCATAATCTTGCACATGTTGAGCTCAATGCGATTGATTTAGCATGGGATACTGTTGTCCGTTTCTCTCCTTTTAGTGAGATTCTAGGCGAAGGGTTTTTCGCTGACTTTGCTCACGTCGCCGACGATGAGAGTCGCCATTTTGCTTGGTGTTCTCAGAGGCTTGCCGAACTTGGTTTCAA GTATGGAGATATGCCTGCTCATAATCTGCTCTGGAGGGAGTGTGAGAAATCATCTGACAATGTTGCTGCACGTTTGGCTGTCATACCACTGGTCCAG GAGGCCAGAGGACTAGATGCTGGACCACGACTTGTGCAAAAATTGGTTGGCTTCGGAGATCTCAGGACATCTGAAATCGTAGCTAGAATTGCTAATGAAGAAGTGGCACATGTAGCTGTTGGTGTCCACTGGTTTGTCAGTGTCTGTCAGAAATTAGGTTGCGCACCGTCTTCTGCATTTAAAG ACTTGTTAGAAGATTATAACGTTGAGTTGAAAGGGCCCTTCAATTATTCAGCTCGTGATGAAGCTGGCATTCCTCGTGATTG GTATGATTTATCTACAAATAACAAGGACAAGAACAAGAAAAGGGCTAACAGTGAGAAGCTTTCTGAG GTGTATGAGAGGCTTGCTTCCATAATTTCCATGGAGAGTGAGAACTCGAGTTTGAACAGGCCTTAG
- the LOC112183435 gene encoding signaling peptide TAXIMIN 1, with protein MCSSEGDCRPLGFLLGLPFAFLSLLLSIVGIVIWIVGLLLTCICPCCLCVTVIVEVALELVKAPIHVMEWFTEQIPC; from the exons ATGTGTTCTTCAGAAGGTGATTGCAGGCCTTTGGGTTTTCTACTCGGCCTTCCCTTTGCTTTTCTCTCCCTCCTCCTCTCCATCGTCGGCATCGTTATCTGGATCGTCGG ATTATTGCTGACATGCATTTGTCCGTGCTGCTTGTGCGTGACGGTTATAGTGGAGGTGGCTCTGGAGTTGGTCAAGGCACCAATTCATGTCATGGAGTGGTTCACTGAGCAAATCCCGTGTTAA